A window of Diabrotica virgifera virgifera chromosome 9, PGI_DIABVI_V3a contains these coding sequences:
- the LOC126891227 gene encoding uncharacterized protein LOC126891227: MTDANTSANTNASVDRISVKIPPFWPNDPEIWFLQVENQFTLANITSDATKFNYIVANLDTAYILEVRDIIVSPPATERYEKLKSELIKRLSASQQQKIKRLLEHEELGDRRPSQFLRHLQSLAGTTVPENIVRSLWLGRLPASTQAILATQAKASLDAVAELGDTISEAITPRAQISEASNALESTIEKLTAELAEMKIQLSSLSNAQAQANTYRRNRSNSRGRPYPRDRSYSRERNSDICWYHYRFGDQAQKCSPPCKHQGNVAGSR; the protein is encoded by the coding sequence ATGACGGACGCTAACACCAGTGCCAATACCAATGCCTCAGTGGATCGGATTTCAGTTAAAATCCCACCTTTCTGGCCCAACGATCCTGAAATATGGTTCCTGCAAGTAGAAAACCAATTTACACTGGCAAATATAACAAGTGACGCAACCAAATTCAACTATATAGTTGCCAATTTAGACACAGCCTACATATTAGAAGTTAGGGACATCATTGTTTCACCACCAGCCACAGAGAggtatgaaaaattaaaatcagaATTAATTAAGAGACTTAGTGCATCACAGcaacaaaagattaaaagacTACTCGAGCATGAAGAACTGGGCGATCGAAGACCTTCGCAGTTCTTACGACATTTACAGTCTTTAGCAGGCACAACGGTACCAGAAAATATTGTAAGGTCTCTGTGGTTAGGTAGACTGCCAGCGTCTACACAGGCTATTTTAGCTACTCAAGCTAAAGCTAGTTTGGACGCAGTTGCCGAGCTAGGTGACACAATATCTGAAGCGATAACTCCTAGGGCCCAAATTTCAGAAGCTTCTAACGCTCTTGAAAGTACCATAGAGAAATTGACAGCCGAATTAGCTGAAATGAAAATCCAGCTATCCAGCTTGTCAAATGCTCAAGCACAAGCTAACACATACCGTCGAAACCGCAGCAACTCAAGAGGCAGACCTTATCCTAGAGACAGGAGCTACAGCAGGGAACGTAATAGTGATATTTGTTGGTACCACTACCGTTTTGGTGACCAGGCTCAAAAGTGCTCTCCTCCGTGCAAGCACCAGGGAAACGTCGCGGGCAGTCGGTAG